GAATCCAGCACGGTTGCCGGGGCTGCGTGACCTGAAGGAGGGCGCCGCCCCCCCCACCGCCATGGCCCCCGGTCTCTCCGTCTGTGGCCGACGCACGGAACACATCTCCGATGCAGACCGTTTCCTCGTCCATCCCTTCGACAGTCAGGTTTTCGCCGAACGCCCCGTGCGGGAACTGATCGGCCGGGAGCACTCCCTCTACGCCGCCCAGCACCTCCGCCAGTTCGCGCCGCCAGTGATCATAGTGCGCCGAAGCGTGCGCCAGCACAGCCTTGTCGGGGCCACCGTGATGCACACGGTCCGCCTGCCCGTCACCCGCGAGACCTTCCCGACCGACGCGCACCGCTCCTTCCACCGCCCGCTTGACAATGCCGCTCTGCCACGAGCGCCCCCCCGGGCCGGGACCGTACTCCGCCGTCATGTCCTTCGGCATCCCGACCTGCACGGAGAGGATCCGACCTCCGCCCGCATGCGGCCGGCCTCGCTCATGCGTCATCGGTCTGCTCCGCCGGTCGGAGTTTCGCGTACGCGGCCAGCACCTTCTTCCGCGACCCGTCCGGAAAGCGGAGCGTCACCTTCAGGTTCTCGCCACGGCCTTCCGCCGCCTCAACCTCGGCTTCCCCGAAGTGAGGATGGACGACCCGCATCCCCTTCTCGAAGGAGGAACTCCCCGCATCCTGGTTCTCGTTTTCGTAGTCCGGCTCGTAATCCGGCTCCGGAGTCCGCACCACCGGTCCGACCGGGGCCCGTTTCCGAACCGGGGCCGTGGCCCCTCCCGTGGCACGGCGCCCCCCCCACGCACGCTGCGGTGTACTCGAACCGCGCCCCATTCCCCGCCGTTCGGAGCGCACTTTCCGCCACTCGACGCACTTCTCGTCGATCTCGTCCAGAAACCGCGACGGCAGCGACGAATGGAACCCGCCGAACCGCATCCGCTCTCCGGCCGTCACGAGTACCACGCGCTGCTCCGCCCGCGTCAGGCCGACATAAAAGAGCCGCCGCTCCTCCTCCAGCCCCGCGGCATCTTCCGAAGAGTTCGCGTGCGGGAAGAGTCCTTCCTCCATGCCCGTAATGAACACGCACGGGAACTCCAGCCCCTTCGCCGTGTGCAGCGTCATGAGCGTAACGCGGTCCGTCTCCTCCTCCATGTCGTCGACATCGGTGGCCAGCGACACTTCGCGAAGGAACCCGGCCACCGTCGCGTCTCCGTCCTCGTGTTCGTCGGTGAACTCCTGCATGGCCGCGAGCAGTTCCGTCACATTCTCCCAGCGCGCCTGTGCCTCTTCCTCCGACTCCTTCCCGAGGTACGCCTGATACCCGATGTCCTCCAGAAGCCGCTCCGTGGTCTCCCCCACC
Above is a window of Gemmatimonadota bacterium DNA encoding:
- a CDS encoding MOSC domain-containing protein encodes the protein MTHERGRPHAGGGRILSVQVGMPKDMTAEYGPGPGGRSWQSGIVKRAVEGAVRVGREGLAGDGQADRVHHGGPDKAVLAHASAHYDHWRRELAEVLGGVEGVLPADQFPHGAFGENLTVEGMDEETVCIGDVFRASATDGETGGHGGGGGGALLQVTQPRQPCWILAKRWGVRELPRAVDRMGATGWYLRVSEEGTVEAGMALRLVERPHPEWTLSRAYRAFQQRRDAPEQAAHLAELAELSEAFRQELRA